The Hymenobacter sp. GOD-10R genome includes a window with the following:
- a CDS encoding alpha-L-rhamnosidase: MFVLRAKLVASTSSAFSRCILGASLLLVSLSAQAYTPAGAVDLRCEYLVNPLGLDAPRPRLSWRLDDNRRGARQQAYQLVVGTDSLSVSQGKGAVWNPGKIASDQQLVTYAGQALRPFTKYFWRVQVWNGGNAPASRVASFETGLMTMKNWQGTWISDTRDVALRPAPYFRKGFGVAKKVKSARAYIAAAGLYELFLNGQRIGNHRLDPMYTRFDRRTLYVTYDVTSYLKAGQNAVGVLLGNGWYNHQSTAVWYFHEAPWRNRPTFCLDLRVTYTDGSVETVTSGIDWKTSLGPLVFNSIYTAEHYDARLEQTGWNTAGFDDTKWKPVMNRAAPSQNIVAQVMHPIRNVESIPAKTIKKLNDTTYVFDLGRNIAGVSQLRVQGPAGTALRLKHGERVYADGRVDQSNIDVHYRPTDKRDPFQTDVFTLSGKGEETFMPSFNYKGFQYVEVTSSQPVALTTGSLTGYFMHSDVPAVGQVSSSNPTLNKIWQATNNSYLSNLFGYPTDCPQREKNGWTGDAHIAVETGLYNFDGITVYEKWLADHRDEQQPNGVLPSIIPSNGWGYEWGNGPDWTSTIALIPWNIYLFYGDTKLLADCYGNLKRYVDHIHEQSPTNLTSWGLGDWVPVKSKSPVELTSSTYYYTDALILAKAAKVLGKTADYTYYAALAEKIRAAINAKYLNRETAQYGNGVQTELSVPLYWGVVPPELKSRVADNLARRVAADNYHLDVGLLGTKAILSALSENGHADLAYRVAAQETFPSWGWWIVNGATTLYENWPIDAKSDISMNHIMFGEIGAWLYKGLGGIRPDPLQPGFKNTLLTPHFVAGLDHFEASHASPYGLIRSAWQKIAGSISYKVTVPPNATATLLLPVASGQQVYEAGKRLDSASPYIRLVKSTPGLYQYHLAAGSYELAIR, from the coding sequence ATGTTCGTACTCCGTGCGAAGCTTGTCGCTTCGACATCTTCCGCTTTCTCCCGCTGTATCCTAGGTGCTAGCTTACTACTGGTCAGTTTGAGTGCACAGGCCTACACCCCTGCGGGAGCCGTAGACTTGCGCTGCGAGTACTTGGTAAATCCATTAGGCTTAGATGCCCCGCGGCCCCGGTTATCATGGCGACTGGATGATAACCGGCGCGGGGCTAGGCAGCAGGCTTACCAGCTGGTGGTGGGTACCGACTCGCTGAGCGTTAGCCAGGGCAAAGGAGCCGTGTGGAACCCCGGCAAAATTGCCTCGGACCAGCAACTGGTCACTTATGCCGGTCAGGCGCTACGCCCATTTACCAAGTATTTCTGGCGGGTACAGGTATGGAATGGAGGCAACGCGCCAGCGAGCCGGGTAGCTAGCTTTGAGACGGGGCTGATGACCATGAAGAACTGGCAAGGCACTTGGATCAGCGACACGCGCGACGTAGCTCTGCGGCCAGCGCCATACTTCCGAAAAGGGTTTGGGGTAGCTAAAAAGGTCAAGTCGGCGCGGGCGTACATTGCCGCCGCGGGGCTCTACGAACTGTTCTTGAACGGGCAACGCATCGGCAACCATCGCCTCGACCCCATGTACACGCGCTTCGACCGCCGGACGCTGTACGTGACGTATGACGTGACTTCTTACCTGAAAGCCGGGCAGAATGCCGTAGGCGTGCTCCTCGGCAACGGCTGGTATAACCACCAGTCTACGGCAGTCTGGTACTTCCACGAAGCCCCGTGGCGCAACCGTCCCACGTTCTGCCTCGATTTGCGCGTGACGTACACCGACGGCTCGGTAGAAACCGTCACGTCAGGCATTGACTGGAAGACGAGCTTAGGTCCATTGGTGTTCAACAGCATTTATACGGCGGAGCACTACGATGCCCGGTTGGAGCAAACTGGCTGGAACACCGCAGGGTTTGATGACACCAAATGGAAGCCAGTGATGAACCGCGCCGCGCCATCGCAGAACATTGTGGCGCAGGTCATGCACCCCATCCGGAACGTCGAAAGCATACCTGCTAAAACGATTAAGAAGCTTAATGACACCACCTATGTGTTCGACCTAGGTCGCAACATTGCCGGGGTGAGTCAGCTACGGGTGCAAGGCCCCGCAGGAACGGCGCTGCGGCTCAAGCACGGCGAACGGGTGTATGCTGATGGCCGGGTGGATCAATCCAACATCGACGTGCATTACCGGCCCACCGACAAGCGCGACCCCTTCCAAACGGATGTTTTTACGCTGAGCGGTAAAGGGGAGGAGACCTTCATGCCGTCCTTCAATTACAAGGGCTTTCAATACGTGGAAGTGACGAGTAGCCAACCGGTTGCGCTGACTACCGGTAGTCTGACTGGGTATTTTATGCACAGCGACGTGCCAGCCGTGGGCCAGGTGTCTTCTTCCAATCCCACGCTCAACAAGATCTGGCAGGCGACCAACAACTCTTATTTGTCGAACCTGTTCGGGTATCCGACTGATTGTCCGCAGCGGGAGAAGAACGGCTGGACCGGCGACGCGCACATTGCCGTAGAAACGGGCTTGTACAACTTCGATGGCATCACCGTTTACGAGAAATGGCTAGCGGACCACCGCGATGAGCAGCAACCCAACGGGGTGCTGCCTTCTATTATTCCCTCCAACGGCTGGGGCTATGAATGGGGTAATGGCCCCGACTGGACCAGCACGATTGCGCTGATTCCTTGGAATATCTATCTGTTTTACGGGGATACTAAGCTACTGGCCGATTGCTACGGCAACCTCAAACGCTACGTGGACCACATTCATGAGCAGAGCCCCACAAACCTCACCAGTTGGGGGCTAGGTGACTGGGTGCCGGTCAAATCGAAGTCGCCGGTGGAGTTGACTTCGTCGACGTACTACTACACCGATGCGCTCATTCTGGCCAAAGCTGCCAAGGTACTGGGCAAAACTGCCGACTACACGTACTACGCCGCTTTAGCCGAAAAAATTAGGGCGGCCATCAATGCCAAATACCTGAATCGGGAGACGGCGCAGTATGGCAATGGGGTGCAGACGGAACTCAGCGTGCCCCTGTATTGGGGAGTAGTGCCACCCGAACTGAAGAGCCGCGTAGCCGACAACCTAGCCCGCCGCGTAGCCGCCGATAATTACCACCTCGACGTCGGTTTGCTCGGCACCAAGGCCATTTTGAGCGCGCTCAGCGAAAACGGTCACGCCGACCTAGCCTACCGGGTCGCTGCGCAAGAAACATTTCCCTCGTGGGGGTGGTGGATTGTGAACGGCGCGACGACTCTCTACGAAAACTGGCCTATTGATGCCAAGAGCGATATTTCCATGAACCACATCATGTTCGGGGAAATAGGAGCTTGGCTTTACAAAGGACTAGGTGGCATTCGGCCCGATCCGCTCCAGCCGGGCTTCAAGAACACGCTGCTGACGCCGCATTTCGTGGCCGGTCTCGATCATTTTGAGGCGAGCCACGCTAGCCCCTACGGCCTCATTCGGTCGGCGTGGCAGAAAATCGCGGGTAGCATTTCCTACAAAGTGACTGTGCCGCCTAATGCCACCGCGACCTTGCTCTTGCCCGTAGCGAGTGGGCAGCAGGTGTACGAAGCCGGTAAGCGGTTAGATTCAGCCTCCCCATATATCCGTCTGGTGAAATCAACGCCAGGCCTCTACCAATACCACCTAGCTGCTGGCTCCTACGAGTTGGCAATTCGGTGA
- a CDS encoding L-rhamnose mutarotase encodes MEYIESGYPAHFKRYCKTLTLQDDSALIEQYKQAHGPSAVWPEIDQGMREVGILKMEIYLFGRQLFMIMDTVASFDHEQAMAELATKPRQAEWETYVSQFQKTTASSTANEKWQLMERIYELG; translated from the coding sequence ATGGAATACATAGAATCAGGTTATCCGGCGCATTTCAAAAGGTATTGCAAAACGCTGACCTTGCAAGATGACAGCGCATTGATCGAGCAGTACAAGCAAGCGCACGGGCCAAGCGCCGTTTGGCCAGAAATAGACCAGGGCATGCGCGAGGTAGGCATTCTGAAGATGGAAATCTACCTGTTTGGGAGGCAGCTCTTCATGATTATGGATACTGTCGCTAGCTTCGACCACGAGCAGGCCATGGCGGAACTCGCCACCAAACCCCGGCAGGCAGAATGGGAAACCTACGTTTCTCAGTTTCAAAAAACCACAGCCTCCAGTACTGCCAACGAAAAGTGGCAACTCATGGAGCGCATCTATGAGCTAGGTTGA
- a CDS encoding alpha-L-fucosidase: protein MSFAQIYTEKNYSKIAAGSAETDIIRKAANVTPSPRQLRWQQLELTGFIHFGMNTFTNKEWGDGTENPQLFNPTALDAKQWVRACKEGGIKQVIITAKHHDGFCLWPSKYTEHSVKNSPWKKGKGDVVREVADACHAYGLGFGVYLSPWDRNSKFFGDSAKYNNYFVNQLTELLSNYGRVDEVWFDGANGEGPTGKKQVYDFNRWYALIRKLQPTAAIAVMGPDVRWVGTESGYGRETEWSVVPMEAQRQDNVAANSQKEAAFAPKNMMEDDLGSRAKIKNAQSLVWYPAEIDVSIRPGWFHHPAEDTKVKTPAQLLDIYNSSVGRNGVLLLNIPPDKRGLINQNDIASLKAWKAAIAKTYSKNLLRSAQVSGTNAGQVKAMLDDKYTTYWTTTGTDTTATINFTLPSPQDFDVLQLQENIAVGQRIENFVLEYKSGEDWRTVAAGTTVGFKRILKFEPLQAQYLRLRITSSRLNPTLSSIGLYKQAVLPENR, encoded by the coding sequence GTGAGTTTTGCCCAAATCTATACGGAGAAGAACTACTCGAAAATTGCCGCAGGGAGCGCCGAAACAGATATAATTCGGAAGGCAGCCAACGTAACGCCTTCCCCCCGGCAACTGCGGTGGCAACAATTAGAACTGACCGGCTTCATTCACTTCGGAATGAACACCTTCACCAACAAAGAGTGGGGGGATGGCACGGAGAACCCGCAGCTATTCAACCCCACGGCGCTCGACGCCAAGCAATGGGTGCGCGCTTGTAAGGAAGGCGGAATCAAGCAAGTAATTATAACGGCCAAACACCACGACGGCTTCTGTTTGTGGCCTTCGAAGTACACGGAGCATTCCGTGAAAAATAGTCCGTGGAAAAAGGGCAAGGGCGACGTAGTAAGAGAAGTTGCCGACGCCTGTCACGCCTACGGGCTAGGTTTTGGTGTGTATTTGTCGCCCTGGGATAGAAACTCAAAGTTCTTCGGGGACTCGGCCAAGTACAATAACTACTTCGTGAACCAACTCACGGAGCTGCTCTCCAACTATGGCCGCGTGGATGAGGTGTGGTTTGATGGGGCCAACGGCGAAGGTCCTACCGGCAAGAAGCAAGTGTATGATTTCAACCGCTGGTACGCGCTCATCCGCAAGTTGCAGCCCACGGCCGCTATTGCCGTGATGGGCCCCGACGTACGGTGGGTAGGCACCGAATCGGGCTACGGCCGCGAAACCGAATGGAGCGTGGTACCGATGGAGGCACAGCGCCAGGACAACGTGGCCGCCAACTCCCAGAAGGAAGCGGCCTTTGCTCCCAAAAATATGATGGAGGATGACCTAGGTAGTCGAGCCAAAATCAAGAATGCGCAAAGCCTGGTGTGGTACCCGGCCGAAATCGACGTGTCCATCCGCCCGGGCTGGTTTCATCATCCGGCGGAAGATACCAAGGTCAAAACGCCGGCGCAGCTGCTGGATATTTACAACAGCTCGGTGGGCCGAAACGGGGTGCTGCTCCTGAATATTCCGCCCGATAAAAGAGGCTTGATCAATCAAAATGATATTGCCAGCCTGAAAGCATGGAAAGCGGCAATTGCGAAGACGTACTCTAAAAATTTGTTGAGAAGTGCCCAGGTAAGTGGCACCAATGCTGGCCAAGTGAAGGCCATGCTAGACGACAAGTACACCACCTATTGGACTACCACCGGCACTGACACCACGGCAACGATCAACTTCACGCTGCCGTCGCCGCAAGATTTCGACGTGCTACAGTTGCAGGAAAATATTGCCGTCGGGCAGCGCATCGAAAACTTTGTGTTGGAATACAAGAGCGGTGAAGACTGGAGAACGGTAGCGGCTGGTACCACCGTGGGCTTCAAGCGGATACTTAAGTTTGAACCGCTCCAAGCGCAGTACTTACGCCTTCGCATCACCTCGTCTAGGTTGAATCCTACGCTTTCATCAATCGGACTTTACAAGCAAGCTGTGCTACCGGAAAACAGGTAA
- a CDS encoding alpha-L-fucosidase — translation MDLKKVTLALALLTAASSLPLRAQEQGIHQQSTTYEAPTDPLVKQKLEKWRDQKFGLILHWGLYAVPGIIESWQICSEDWIERDSTIAYEDYKKWYWGLNKEFNPVKFNPEQWASVAKKAGMRYLVFTTKHHDGFNMFDTKQSDFKITNGPFKDNPRSNVAKYVFDAFRKEGFMIGAYFSKPDWHSQNFWWSKYATPNRNVNYDIKKYSWRWNQYKQFTYNQISELMHDYGSMDILWLDGGWVRPKETVNAEVRSWGAPIPEFSQDVDMPRIATMARQAQPGLLMVDRTVHGPYENYQTPEQKVPENKIDNPWESCLTLANNWGYVPNDKYKSPTKIIHSLVEVVAKGGSLLLGVGPKPDGTLDNEAVTRLEAIGKWLDVNGDAIYSTRATDRFQDGSTYFTQGKKGTCYAIACLPEDKAAPTTVEWTGNTPKKGSKITLLQTGKTVKWTKEGDKVKVVLPATLAKQAGAYPALAFAFSAE, via the coding sequence ATGGATTTAAAGAAAGTTACCCTAGCTCTGGCGCTGCTTACTGCGGCTAGCTCCTTGCCATTGCGTGCCCAGGAGCAAGGCATTCACCAGCAGTCAACTACGTACGAAGCGCCCACCGACCCGCTGGTAAAGCAAAAGCTGGAAAAATGGCGTGACCAGAAGTTTGGGCTGATTCTTCACTGGGGCTTGTACGCGGTGCCGGGCATCATCGAATCGTGGCAAATTTGCTCCGAAGACTGGATTGAGCGCGACAGCACCATTGCCTACGAGGATTACAAAAAGTGGTATTGGGGCTTGAACAAGGAGTTTAACCCGGTGAAGTTCAACCCCGAGCAGTGGGCGAGCGTGGCCAAAAAGGCCGGCATGCGCTACCTGGTGTTCACCACCAAGCACCACGACGGCTTCAACATGTTCGACACGAAGCAATCGGACTTCAAAATCACCAACGGCCCCTTCAAAGACAACCCTAGGTCGAACGTGGCCAAGTACGTGTTCGACGCGTTTCGCAAGGAAGGCTTTATGATCGGGGCTTACTTCTCGAAGCCCGACTGGCACTCGCAAAACTTCTGGTGGTCGAAGTACGCCACGCCCAATCGCAACGTCAACTACGACATCAAGAAGTATTCGTGGCGGTGGAATCAGTACAAGCAGTTCACGTACAACCAGATCAGTGAGCTGATGCACGACTACGGATCCATGGATATTCTGTGGCTCGACGGTGGCTGGGTGCGGCCCAAGGAAACCGTGAATGCGGAAGTTCGCTCCTGGGGAGCTCCCATCCCGGAGTTCAGCCAGGATGTGGATATGCCTCGCATTGCCACCATGGCCCGGCAGGCGCAACCCGGCTTGCTGATGGTAGACCGCACCGTGCACGGCCCGTACGAAAACTACCAGACGCCTGAGCAGAAGGTGCCTGAGAACAAGATAGATAACCCATGGGAAAGCTGCCTGACCCTAGCTAACAACTGGGGTTACGTGCCAAACGACAAGTACAAGTCGCCGACGAAGATCATTCATTCCCTAGTTGAGGTAGTGGCCAAGGGTGGCAGCCTGCTGCTAGGTGTGGGGCCCAAACCCGACGGCACTCTGGACAATGAAGCCGTGACGCGGCTAGAGGCTATTGGTAAATGGCTGGACGTGAACGGCGACGCCATCTACAGCACCCGCGCCACCGACCGCTTCCAGGACGGCAGCACCTACTTCACCCAGGGCAAGAAAGGCACGTGTTACGCCATTGCCTGCTTGCCCGAAGACAAAGCGGCGCCTACTACAGTGGAATGGACCGGCAACACCCCGAAAAAAGGCAGCAAAATAACCTTGCTCCAAACCGGAAAAACCGTGAAGTGGACCAAAGAAGGCGACAAGGTGAAGGTGGTGTTGCCCGCGACGCTAGCCAAGCAAGCCGGTGCATACCCAGCCCTAGCTTTCGCTTTTTCAGCGGAGTAA
- a CDS encoding glycoside hydrolase family 35 protein, producing the protein MVKAILIRGLTCLLLLASLSAHAQKKHTFEIKDGQFLYDGKATQIHSGEMHYARVPREYWRHRLKMMRAMGLNTVATYVFWNYHNTAPGIWDFKTGNHNLAEYLKTAQEEGLFVILRPGPYACAEWEFGGYPWWLQKNKDLVIRANNQPFLDSCKVYINKLAQQVKGMQVSKGGPIIMTQVENEFGSYVDQRKDIPLEEHRKYNAAIKKQLMDAGFEGPFFTSDAATLFEGGATAGALPTANGEGNVENLKKAVNQYNGGKGPYMVAEYYPGWLDHWGEPFTRVNSEQVSKQIETYLKSEVNFNFYMVHGGTNFGFTSGANYNEEHEIQPDITSYDYDAPISEAGWATLKYTAVRELMKKYVKYPVPAVPAQIPVIALPPIALSKTVDLFDLKKDSKPVVNDTPLSFEDLNQGHGYVLYSRRFTQPVQGKLQVKGLRDFATVYVNGKKVGELNRQDNKYELDVTIPFNATLELLVENMGRINYGADIVHNTKGIISPIVINGSEVTGDWNMYKLPFDKVPDLAKYTAKNKEGKPTLYAGSFDAKQTGDVFLDMRGWGKGIVFVNGHNLGRYWKVGPQQTLYLPGCWLNKGKNDVVILEQQNDVLQKDLKTTDKPILEAAQ; encoded by the coding sequence ATGGTAAAAGCTATACTCATCCGTGGTCTAACGTGCTTGCTGCTGCTAGCTAGCTTGTCAGCCCACGCGCAGAAGAAACACACGTTTGAGATAAAGGACGGGCAGTTTCTCTACGACGGCAAGGCCACTCAGATTCACTCGGGCGAAATGCACTACGCCCGCGTACCGAGGGAATATTGGCGGCATCGGCTGAAGATGATGCGGGCCATGGGCCTGAATACGGTAGCGACCTACGTGTTCTGGAATTACCACAACACGGCTCCGGGCATATGGGATTTCAAAACTGGCAACCACAACCTAGCCGAATACCTCAAAACGGCCCAGGAGGAAGGACTTTTCGTCATCCTGCGGCCGGGGCCCTACGCCTGCGCGGAGTGGGAGTTTGGGGGCTACCCATGGTGGTTGCAGAAGAACAAAGACTTAGTTATTCGGGCCAACAATCAGCCTTTCCTAGACTCTTGCAAAGTCTACATCAACAAGCTAGCCCAGCAGGTGAAGGGCATGCAGGTAAGCAAAGGCGGCCCCATCATCATGACCCAGGTGGAGAATGAGTTTGGGTCGTACGTAGATCAGCGCAAGGATATTCCGCTGGAAGAGCACCGCAAGTACAATGCTGCCATTAAGAAGCAATTGATGGATGCAGGCTTTGAGGGGCCATTCTTTACCTCCGATGCCGCCACGCTGTTTGAAGGCGGTGCTACGGCTGGCGCCCTGCCCACGGCCAACGGCGAAGGCAACGTGGAAAATCTGAAAAAGGCGGTCAATCAGTACAACGGCGGCAAAGGTCCTTATATGGTGGCCGAGTACTACCCCGGCTGGCTCGACCACTGGGGGGAGCCTTTCACCCGTGTGAACTCCGAGCAGGTGAGCAAGCAGATTGAGACCTACCTGAAAAGCGAAGTAAACTTCAACTTCTACATGGTGCACGGGGGCACTAACTTCGGCTTTACCTCGGGCGCTAACTACAACGAGGAGCACGAGATTCAGCCTGATATCACGAGTTACGACTACGACGCGCCCATCAGCGAGGCCGGTTGGGCGACGCTCAAGTATACCGCCGTTCGGGAGTTGATGAAGAAGTACGTGAAGTACCCAGTTCCGGCAGTTCCGGCTCAGATACCCGTGATAGCACTACCGCCTATTGCACTCAGCAAAACCGTCGATCTGTTTGATCTGAAGAAAGATAGTAAGCCCGTTGTCAACGACACGCCACTTTCCTTCGAAGACTTAAACCAAGGCCACGGCTACGTCCTCTATAGCCGACGCTTTACCCAGCCAGTACAGGGCAAACTCCAAGTAAAAGGCCTGCGTGACTTTGCCACGGTGTATGTGAACGGCAAGAAAGTGGGCGAGCTGAACCGGCAGGATAACAAGTACGAACTGGACGTAACCATTCCATTCAACGCGACGCTGGAGCTGCTGGTGGAGAACATGGGCCGCATCAACTACGGCGCCGACATCGTGCACAACACCAAAGGCATCATTTCGCCAATCGTCATCAACGGCTCCGAAGTCACCGGCGACTGGAACATGTATAAGCTGCCCTTCGACAAGGTGCCGGACCTAGCCAAGTACACCGCCAAGAACAAAGAAGGCAAGCCCACGTTGTACGCCGGCTCTTTCGACGCGAAGCAAACCGGCGACGTGTTCTTGGACATGCGCGGCTGGGGCAAGGGCATTGTGTTCGTGAACGGCCATAACCTAGGTCGTTATTGGAAAGTCGGGCCGCAGCAAACCTTGTATCTGCCCGGCTGCTGGCTAAACAAAGGCAAAAACGACGTGGTGATTCTGGAGCAGCAGAACGACGTGCTGCAAAAGGACTTGAAGACAACGGATAAGCCGATTTTGGAAGCAGCTCAATAG